The window TGTAATCGACCTTCTGCGTGCGCAGGTCATGCAGCACCACTTCGGCGTGGGGGAAGAACAGCGTTGCGATGGCGTCGGCGATCGCACGGTAGTTGTCCAGAGAGGTGTTATCCACAGCCGGGTCTTTTTCAGGTGCGTTCATACAGTGGAACTCCAGGCAGCGTCAGCGCCCTGCAAAAAGGGCGCTGGAAGTTTGCCGCAATCGTGTCGACACGTCACCTGAGGGCGACAATCAGCCCAGGCGAGCAGGGGAGAGCATCTCGGCGTCCAGGCCGAAACGGCTGAGCTGATCCGGCAAGGCTTCACCGCGTACCAGCGCAGCGCTGGCCTGGCCCATGGCGGGTGAAGTCTGGATGCCGTAACCGCCCTGTGCCGCGACCCAAAACAGCCCCGGCACTTGCTGATCGAAGCCACTGATCAAATCGCCATCGCTGACGAAGCTGCGCAGGCCGGCCCAGGTGCGGGTCGGGCGGCGGATGGTCAGGGTGGTGGCTTCTTCTATCTGGTAGATGCCCATGGCGATGTCCAGCTCTTCAGGCTGCACGTCGTGTGGTTCCACCGGGTCGGCATTGGCCGGCGAGCCGAGGAACATCCCGGCATCGGGTTTCATGTAGAACGATTCGTCGAGGCTGACCAGCATCGGCCAATGGTGGATGTCCACGCCCTCGGGGCCGGCGAAAATGAACGCCGCACGCCGCTTGGGTTGCAGGCCCAGCGGCTTGGCGCCGGCCAGCTCGCCGATCTTGTCGGCCCATGCGCCTGCCGCGTTGATGATGACCGGTGCGCTGAAGGTCTGACCGCTGGTTTGGACCTGCCACAGGCCTTCGGTGTCACGGTTAAGGCCCAGCACTTCGCAGTCGGTATGCACTTCGCTTTTATTGCGTCGGATGCCGCGCAGGTAACCCTGGTGCAGGGCATCGGTGTCGATGTCGCTGGCGGTCGGATCGTAGATCGCGCCGTGGACTTTTTCCCGGCGCAGGATTGGCAGGCGTGCGCAGGCTTCGTCGGCGCTCAGCAGTTGCATCTCCGACACCGTGGCCTTGGCGCTCATGTATTGATTGTTCAGCTCGGCCGGGTCGCCGGTGAAGTCCACGGTCATCTCGCCGCGTGGGGTCAGCAGCGGGTGTTCGCAGAAACCGGCTGGCGGCGCGTCGAAGAAATCGCGGCTGGCCTGGGTCAGTGCCCGCACCTGCGGTGTGCCGTAAGCGGCGGTATACAGCGCAGCGGAGCGTCCGGTGGAGTGATAAGCCGGATGGGACTCGCGTTCGAGCACAATCACCCGGGCGTGCTGCGACAGCCAGAAACCGGTGGAAGCGCCGGCAATCCCGCCGCCGATGATGATGAAGTCTGCCTGGCTCATGAACGTCTCCTGTCGAGCGCAAATACCGAAATTGTAGAGATCCATTGTGGGAGCGGGCTTGCTCGCGAAAGCGGTGTGTCAGTCCACTCATTGGTGAATGTCAGACCGCATTCGCGAGCAAGCCCGCTCCCACAGGATTTAGGTGTCAGGGCTGCAAGCGGTAGATGGCATTGGCCAGCGCGATGTCTTCCAGGCCCAGGCCG is drawn from Pseudomonas sp. 31-12 and contains these coding sequences:
- a CDS encoding FAD-binding oxidoreductase, whose product is MSQADFIIIGGGIAGASTGFWLSQHARVIVLERESHPAYHSTGRSAALYTAAYGTPQVRALTQASRDFFDAPPAGFCEHPLLTPRGEMTVDFTGDPAELNNQYMSAKATVSEMQLLSADEACARLPILRREKVHGAIYDPTASDIDTDALHQGYLRGIRRNKSEVHTDCEVLGLNRDTEGLWQVQTSGQTFSAPVIINAAGAWADKIGELAGAKPLGLQPKRRAAFIFAGPEGVDIHHWPMLVSLDESFYMKPDAGMFLGSPANADPVEPHDVQPEELDIAMGIYQIEEATTLTIRRPTRTWAGLRSFVSDGDLISGFDQQVPGLFWVAAQGGYGIQTSPAMGQASAALVRGEALPDQLSRFGLDAEMLSPARLG